A genomic region of Ochotona princeps isolate mOchPri1 chromosome 17, mOchPri1.hap1, whole genome shotgun sequence contains the following coding sequences:
- the ENGASE gene encoding cytosolic endo-beta-N-acetylglucosaminidase — translation MEAAQAETRAAARRRSGRRALAEGGEEVAVFREVVSFTPQPLPARYYDPDTTAPVSFYLSSLEELLSWAPREEDGFNVALEPLACRQPPLSSPRPRTLLCHDMMGGYLEDRFIQGSAARQPYSFYHWQYIDIFVYFSHHTVTIPPVGWTNAAHRHGVCVLGTFITEWTEGRKLCEAFLAGDRRSYEAVANQLVKMAEFFHFDGWLINIENTLSAAAVRNTPSFLRYLTEQLHQHVPGGQVLWYDSVVQSGQLKWQDELNEQNRVFFDSCDGFFTNYNWREEHLQRMAGLAGGRLADIYVGVDVFARGSVVGGRFDTDKSLELIRKHHFSVALFAPGWVYECLEKQDFFQNQDKFWRLLEHYLPTHSICSLPFSTSFCLGMGTRRVCYGQEQVEGPWYHPSAQETQPLFGEHTLDRAGGGWVKTLCCLADPWHGGSSLLLRGEIPPEADRVTVRLFSLHVPIPPKVFLSLVYKLEGSTGVTVALELTMGDSSCHVGGISVLTGEETGSRYSPQPLSSPPTKLARRTGGCGRQLSRGWTQRCYKLSLHGCLLRDLLVSFTRPLGSQGPESFSCRLGEIRVLDAESLLAPLPRVRAVTISRVRWQPAASAQRGAAGGLLLSCTLHWSRVLCQVRCFRVHCSLGPEKFLGLAFANQYRVVDLAVEAAGRGQEGRIEFLVEPVPREGFVVPRAEWGRAVLLFSLPE, via the exons ATGGAGGCCGCCCAGGCCGAGACGCGGGCGGCCGCGCGGCGGCGCTCgggcaggag AGCCCTGGcggaaggaggggaggaagtgGCAGTCTTCCGGGAGGTGGTCTCCTTCACCCCGCAGCCCTTGCCAG CCAGGTACTATGACCCTGACACCACGGCGCCGGTCAGCTTTTACCTGTCTTCCCTGGAGGAGCTTCTGTCCTGGGCACCCCGCGAGGAGGATGGCTTCAACGTGGCGCTGGAGCCCTTGGCGTGTCGCCAGCCCCCACTGAGCAGCCCCAGGCCCCGGACTCTGCTGTGTCATGACATGATGGGCGGATACCTGGAGGACAG GTTCATCCAGGGCTCGGCGGCCCGGCAGCCCTACTCCTTCTACCACTGGCAGTACATCGACATCTTCGTCTACTTCAGCCACCACACCGTCACCATCCCCCCCGTGGGCTGGACCAACGCGGCCCACCGGCATGGCGTCTGCGTGCTGG GGACCTTCATTACGGAGTGGACCGAGGGCAGGAAGCTGTGTGAAGCCTTCCTGGCTGGGGACAGGCGCTCCTACGAGGCAGTGGCCAACCAGCTCGTGAAAATGGCAGAGTTTTTTCACTTTGACGGCTGGCTGATCAACATTGAGAACACATTGAGT GCGGCTGCGGTGAGGAATACACCGTCCTTCCTGCGCTACCTGACCGAACAGCTGCACCAGCATGTGCCGGGTGGTCAGGTTCTCTGGTACGACAGTGTGGTACAGAGCGGGCAGCTCAAGTGGCAGGACGAACTGAATGAGCAAAACAG ggtcttctTTGATTCCTGTGATGGCTTCTTCACCAACTACAACTGGCGGGAGGAGCACCTGCAGCGCATGGCGGGGCTGGCGGGCGGGCGCCTGGCTGACATCTATGTGGGCGTGGACGTGTTTGCACGGGGAAGTGTGGTTGGTGGACGATTTGACACGGACAAG TCATTGGAGCTGATCCGAAAGCATCACttctctgtggctctctttgCGCCCGGCTGGGTTTACGAGTGTCTGGAGAAGCAAGATTTCTTCCAGAACCAGGACAA GTTCTGGCGTCTGCTGGAGCACTACCTGCCTACACACAGCATCTGTTCCCTGCCCTTCAGCACGTCCTTCTGCCTGGGCATGGGCACGCGCAGGGTCTGCTATGGCCAG GAGCAGGTAGAGGGGCCCTGGTACCACCCGAGTGCCCAGGAGACGCAGCCCCTGTTTGGCGAGCACACACTGGACAGGGCCGGCGGCGGCTGGGTGAAGACGCTTTGTTGCCTGGCGGACCCCTGGCATGGTGGCAGTTCCCTGCTTCTCCGTGGCGAGATCCCACCCGAGGCAGACCGCGTGACTGTGAG GCTCTTCTCGCTGCACGTGCCTATACCGCCCAAGGTCTTCCTGTCCCTGGTGTATAAGCTTGAGGGATCCACGGGTGTCACTGTGGCCttggaactcaccatgggggacaGCAGCTGTCATGTCGGTGGCATCTCCGTGCTGACCGGAGAGG AAACGGGCTCAAGATACAGCCCTCAGCCCCTGTCGTCGCCCCCAACCAAGCTGGCCAGGCGCACGGGCGGCTGTGGCCGGCAGCTCAGCCGGGGCTGGACCCAGCG ctgcTACAAGCTGAGCCTGCACGGGTGCCTCCTGCGTGACCTGCTGGTGAGCTTCACCCGgccactgggcagccagggcCCAGAGAGCTTCTCCTGTCGCCTTGGGGAGATCCGG GTGCTGGACGCCGAGAGCCTGCTGGCGCCCCTGCCCAGGGTGCGGGCCGTCACCATCTCGCGGGTGCGCTGGCAGCCGGCTGCCTCCGCACAGAGGGGCGCTGCTGGCGGGCTGTTGCTCAGCTGCACCCTGCACTGGTCCCGCGTCCTGTGCCAGGTCCGCTGCTTCCGAGTCCACTGCTCCCTGGGCCCTGAGAAGTTCCTGGGCCTGGCCTTTGCCAACCAGTACCGGGTGGTGGACTTGGCCGTGGAGGCTGCTGGCCGTGGCCAGGAAGGCCGCATAGAGTTCCTGGTGGAGCCTGTGCCCAGGGAAGGCTTCGTGGTGCCTCGGGCCGAGTGGGGCCGCGCGGTCCTGCTTTTCTCGCTCCCCGAGTGA